In a genomic window of Pseudoliparis swirei isolate HS2019 ecotype Mariana Trench chromosome 20, NWPU_hadal_v1, whole genome shotgun sequence:
- the LOC130210808 gene encoding extracellular calcium-sensing receptor-like gives MSWFSWLFIPWSPSALLFLSVMDRQTGLEVVQAMMCSRWGVQINKSLSQDGDVIFGGIFSLYSKISAVEQEFTELPHYNPCTGLDLGSLRNAYTMMFAVEEINQNSILLPGVKLGYRILDICSSSYWAQQVALSLVGGDTHSCNLTPSTLHSAVYGQPGMTAVGQPVPLLIGTASSTTTIVLSRVLGPLSVPLISHMASCPCLSDRLNFPNVFRTIPSDIYQARAMAQLAIRFHWTWIGAVIVNKDYGRLAIQAFQEETQGKGVCLEFIETLLKETIVSDARRVALTIQASTARVILIFCWYTEVKNVFLELAKINVTDRQFLASEAWSTSDHLLQDLDISKVASGVLGVAIRSSTIPGFEKYLRGLHPMRRPDDEFLREFWEKEFGCSPGDTQSHAATLFPARSSSQKGSLPLCSGTESLEGVKNEFTDISQLRMAYNVYLAVYAAAHALHSLLSCPGRESSPGNNSSSCASTKDIKPIELLQHLNNVNFTTPQGEMFYFEGADIPAKYDLVNWQYTPQGSLKLVLIGRVDGFDIHLNESAIQWSTGSNQVPTSVCSERCPPGTRKANRKGEPLCCFDCIQCAEGEISNVTDFLHCERCPDEFWSNAEQTACIPRQLDFLSFNETLGITLTTAAVSGAAVTTAVFVVFLYYRQTPMVRANNSELSFLLLLSLKLCFLCSLVFIGRPSVWACRFQQAAFGISFVLCVSCLLVKTVVVLAVFRSARPGAGSLMKWFGPSQQRGSVCLFTSIQIIICATWLSLSPPVPQRDLGFQGSKVTLECAMASVVGFSLVLGYIGLLACTSLFLAFLARKLPDNFNEAKLITFSMLIFCAVWIAFVPAYVSSPGKYVVAVEIFAILASSYGLLLCIFAPKCFIILFRPEKNTKKHLMAR, from the exons ATGTCTTGGTTCTCCTGGCTCTTCATCCCGTGGTCCCCCTCAGCTCTGCTGTTTCTCAGTGTAATGGACAGACAGACCGGGCTGGAGGTGGTTCAGGCGATGATGTGCTCCCGGTGGGGAGTGCAGATCAACAAGAGCCTCTCCCAGGATGGAGATGTGATTTTTGGTGGAATTTTTAGTCTTTATTCCAAAATATCAGCTGTCGAGCAGGAATTCACCGAGCTGCCTCACTATAACCCTTGCACAGG TTTAGATCTAGGGTcattaagaaatgcatatacTATGATGTTTGCGGTGGAGGAAATCAATCAAAACAGCATCCTGCTACCTGGAGTGAAGCTGGGCTACCGTATACTTGATATCTGTAGCAGTTCCTACTGGGCTCAGCAAGTTGCACTGTCACTGGtcggaggagacacacacagctgcaactTGACACCCTCAACGCTGCATTCGGCAGTTTATGGACAACCTGGAATGACAGCAG TGGGTCAGCCTGTTCCTTTGCTCATTGGTACTGCTTCGTCAACAACAACCATagttctgtccagggtcctcgggCCTCTCTCTGTGCCACTT ATCAGCCACATGGCAAGCTGCCCTTGTCTGAGTGACAGGCTTAACTTTCCTAATGTCTTCAGAACAATCCCCAGTGATATTTACCAAGCCCGGGCCATGGCACAATTGGCCATTCGCTTCCACTGGACATGGATAGGAGCTGTGATTGTAAACAAGGATTATGGTCGTCTGGCAATACAG GCATTTCAGGAAGAGACCCAGGGAAAAGGGGTGTGTTTGGAATTTATAGAGACTCTCCTGAAAGAAACTATTGTGAGTGATGCCAGGCGTGTAGCCCTCACAATTCAAGCTTCAACTGCCAGGGTGATTCTGATCTTTTGCTGGTATACAGAGGTTAAGAATGTTTTTCTGGAACTGGCCAAGATAAAT GTGACTGATAGACAGTTTCTTGCCAGTGAGGCCTGGAGCACCAGTGATCATCTTCTTCAAGATCTTGACATCTCTAAAGTGGCAAGTGGTGTTCTGGGTGTGGCCATTCGAAGTTCAACAATACCCGGATTTGAAAAGTATCTCAGAGGTTTGCACCCAATGCGTCGTCCTGATGATGAATTCTTACGTGAATTCTGGGAAAAAGAGTTTGGATGCAGTCCTGGAGATACACAATCACATGCAGCAACCCTCTTTCCTGCGAGGTCGTCCTCTCAGAAAGGTTCTCTGCCACTCTGCAGTGGGACCGAGTCCCTGGAGGGAGTGAAGAATGAATTCACTGATATCTCCCAACTTAGGATGGCATACAATGTTTACCTTGCTGTTTATGCTGCAGCCCACGCCCTTCACAGCCTCTTGTCCTGCCCTGGTAGAGAAAGCTCACCCGGAAACAACAGCTCCAGCTGTGCCTCTACAAAAGACATCAAACCCATAGAG CTGTTGCAGCACCTGAACAACGTGAATTTCACCACACCGCAgggtgaaatgttttatttcgaAGGTGCAGACATTCCAGCAAAGTACGACCTTGTCAATTGGCAATACACCCCTCAGGGGTCACTCAAACTGGTTTTGATTGGTCGTGTGGACGGCTTTGACATCCACCTTAATGAATCGGCTATTCAGTGGAGTACAGGATCCAATCAG GTGCCAACTTCAGTGTGCAGTGAGAGATGTCCGCCAGGTACCCGAAAGGCCAACAGGAAAGGAGAACCTCTCTGCTGCTTTGACTGTATCCAATGTGCTGAAGGGGAGATCAGCAATGTAACTG ATTTTCTTCACTGTGAACGTTGTCCAGATGAGTTTTGGTCCAATGCTGAGCAAACTGCCTGCATCCCTCGTCAGCTGGACTTCCTTTCCTTTAATGAAACCTTGGGCATCACCCTGACTACAGCAGCTGTATCTGGTGCTGCGGTGACAACAGCTGTGTTTGTGGTGTTTCTTTACTACCGTCAAACACCTATG GTGCGAGCCAACAATTCAGAACTGAGCTTCCTGCTTCTCCTGTCCCTGAAGCTGTGCTTCCTGTGCTCACTGGTGTTCATTGGTCGTCCATCAGTCTGGGCTTGTCGATTCCAACAGGCAGCTTTTGGGATCAgttttgtactttgtgtttCCTGCCTGCTGGTCAAAACCGTAGTAGTTCTTGCTGTTTTCCGCTCAGCTCGGCCAGGTGCTGGATCCTTGATGAAGTGGTTTGGCCCAAGCCAACAGAGAGGAAGCGTCTGTCTCTTTACATCTATACAG ATTATCATCTGTGCTACATGGCTGTCCCTCAGCCCCCCTGTGCCTCAACGTGATTTGGGTTtccaagggtcaaaggtcaccttgGAGTGTGCCATGGCCTCTGTGGTGGgcttctctctggttctgggCTACATTGGTCTGCTGGCCTGCACCAGTCTCTTCCTGGCCTTTCTTGCTCGGAAACTCCCTGACAACTTCAACGAGGCCAAACTGATCACTTTCAGCATGCTGATATTCTGTGCTGTTTGGATAGCTTTTGTTCCTGCTTATGTTAGCTCTCCTGGGAAGTATGTTGTTGCTGTAGAGATTTTTGCAATCCTGGCCTCTAGTTATGGTTTACTGCTCTGTATTTTTGCCCCCAAGTGTTTCATCATTCTCTTTCGGCCTGAGAAAAACACTAAGAAACATCTGATGGCGAGGTAG
- the LOC130210809 gene encoding extracellular calcium-sensing receptor-like → MSSNETTVCLADPWSFWGKPMGSGNKAATVEPNVGPTGIKRLEGMQPDPEEELLDSLGRMLARIEEMRLAQAEEISLFLKALLDPPALRLNPEVQDPLENLTLQYIYALVFAVEEINHSATLLPGVKLGYHIHDSCSLPTWAMLAALSLVGGDSASQQTVSLIIGGSSSKTAQILSRILGPLGVPLMSYTASCPCLSDRLQYPNFFRTMPSDIYQARAFAQLSIRFKWTWIGAVVANNDYGLVAMKVFQEETQGAGVCLAFVQTLQRENIVSDARRAALTIQASTAKVILIFTWYTDVRELFLQLAKINVTDRQFLASEAWSTSGDLLQDPVTSKVARGVLGVAIRSSAIPGFENYLRGLNPSRRPEDKFLRKFWEKMFGGTESLEGVNNHFTDISQLRVTYNVYIAVYAAAHALHSLLSCPGRESSPGNNSSSCASTKDIKPIELLQHLSNVNFTTPQGEMFYFQGADTPAKYDLVNWQYTPQGSLKLVLIGRVDGFDIHLNESAIQWSTGSNQVPTSVCSESCRLGTRKANRKGEPLCCFDCIQCAEGEISNVTDSLHCERCPDEFWSNAEQTACIPRQLDFLSFNETLGITLTTAAVSGAAVTTAVFVVFLYYRQTPMVRANNSELSFLLLLSLKLCFLCSLVFIGRPSVWSCQFQQAAFGISFVLCVSCLQVKTIVVLAAFRSARPGAGSLMKWFGPEQQRGSVCLFSFIQVFICIVWLLLSPPVPQADLEIPGLKVSLECAMASVVGFSLVLGYIGLLACTSLFLAFLARKLPDNFNEAKLITFSMLIFCAVWIAFVPAYVSSPGKYAVAVEIFAILASSYGLLLCIFAPKCFIILLRPEKNTKKHLMAR, encoded by the exons ATGTCGTCCAACGAAACCACtgtgtgcctggctgatccttggagcttttgggggaaacccatggGTAGCGGCAATAAAGCTGCTacagtggagcccaacgtggggcccacTGGAATAAAGCGCCTGGAAGGGATGCAGCCAGATCCGGAAGAGGAGCTGTTGGACAGCTTGGGGCGGATGctggcccggatagaggagatgCGGCTGGCACAGGCAGAGGAGATCAGCCTGTTCCTCAAGGCCCTCCTGGACCCGCCGGCGCTGCGGctgaaccccgaggtccaggaccc TTTGGAAAATCTTACATTACAATACATATATGCTTTGGTGTTTGCGGTGGAAGAAATCAATCACAGTGCAACTTTGCTGCCTGGTGTGAAGCTTGGCTACCACATACATGATAGCTGTAGCCTTCCCACTTGGGCTATGCTGGCAGCTCTGTCACTGGTTGGAGGAGACAGTGCCA GTCAGCAGACTGTTTCTTTGATTATCGGTGGCTCCTCATCCAAAACAGCTCAGATACTCTCCAGAATCCTGGGGCCGCTCGGTGTTCCTTTA ATGAGCTACACAGCTAGCTGTCCCTGTCTGAGTGACAGACTCCAGTATCCAAACTTCTTCAGGACCATGCCCAGTGATATTTACCAAGCCCGAGCTTTTGCCCAGCTTTCCATACGCTTCAAATGGACCTGGATCGGAGCCGTTGTAGCAAACAACGATTATGGTCTTGTGGCCATGAAG GTTTTTCAGGAGGAGACTCAGGGGGCCGGCGTGTGTCTGGCATTTGTACAGACTCTCCAAAGGGAAAACATTGTGAGTGACGCCAGACGAGCAGCCCTCACAATTCAGGCTTCGACTGCAAAAGTGATTCTGATCTTTACCTGGTACACAGATGTGAGGGAACTGTTCCTGCAACTAGCCAAGATAAAT GTGACTGACAGACAGTTTCTTGCCAGTGAGGCTTGGAGCACCAGTGGTGATCTACTGCAAGATCCTGTCACTTCTAAAGTGGCAAGGGGTGTTCTGGGTGTGGCTATTCGAAGTTCAGCTATACCTGGATTTGAGAATTATCTCAGAGGTTTGAACCCATCTCGTCGTCCTGAAGATAAGTTCTTAAGAAAATTCTGGGAAAAGATGTTTG GTGGGACCGAGTCCCTAGAGGGAGTGAATAATCACTTCACTGATATCTCCCAGCTTAGGGTGACATATAATGTTTACATTGCTGTTTATGCTGCAGCCCACGCCCTTCACAGCCTCTTGTCCTGCCCTGGTAGAGAAAGCTCACCCGGAAACAACAGCTCCAGCTGTGCCTCTACAAAAGATATCAAACCCATAGAG CTGTTGCAGCACCTGAGCAACGTGAATTTCACCACACCGCAgggtgaaatgttttatttccaaGGTGCAGACACTCCAGCAAAGTACGACCTTGTCAATTGGCAATACACCCCTCAGGGGTCACTCAAACTGGTTTTGATTGGTCGTGTGGACGGCTTTGACATCCACCTTAATGAATCGGCTATTCAGTGGAGTACAGGATCCAATCAG GTGCCAACTTCAGTGTGCAGTGAGAGCTGTCGGCTAGGTACCCGAAAGGCCAACAGGAAAGGAGAACCTCTCTGCTGCTTTGACTGTATCCAATGTGCTGAAGGGGAGATCAGCAATGTAACTG ATTCTCTTCACTGTGAACGTTGTCCAGATGAGTTTTGGTCCAATGCTGAGCAAACTGCCTGCATCCCTCGTCAGCTGGACTTCCTTTCCTTTAATGAAACCTTGGGCATCACCCTGACTACAGCAGCTGTATCTGGTGCTGCGGTGACAACAGCTGTGTTTGTGGTGTTTCTTTACTACCGTCAAACACCTATG GTGCGAGCCAACAATTCAGAACTGAGCTTCCTGCTTCTCCTGTCCCTGAAGCTGTGCTTCCTGTGCTCACTGGTGTTCATTGGTCGTCCATCAGTCTGGTCTTGTCAATTCCAACAGGCAGCTTTTGGGATCAgttttgtactttgtgtttCCTGCCTCCAAGTCAAAACTATAGTTGTTCTGGCAGCTTTCCGCTCAGCTCGTCCAGGTGCTGGATCCTTGATGAAGTGGTTCGGTCCAGAgcaacagagaggaagtgtTTGCCTCTTTTCCTTTATACAG GTTTTCATCTGTATTGTTTGGCTACTGTTAAGTCCTCCTGTGCCTCAAGCTGACTTGGAAATCCCAGGGTTAAAGGTCTCCTTGGAGTGTGCCATGGCCTCTGTGGTGGgcttctctctggttctgggCTACATTGGTCTGCTGGCCTGCACCAGTCTCTTCCTGGCCTTTCTTGCTCGGAAACTCCCTGACAACTTCAACGAGGCCAAACTGATCACTTTCAGCATGCTGATATTCTGTGCTGTTTGGATAGCTTTTGTTCCTGCTTATGTTAGCTCTCCTGGGAAGTATGCCGTTGCTGTAGAGATTTTTGCAATCCTGGCCTCCAGCTATGGTTTACTGCTCTGTATCTTCGCTCCAaagtgtttcattattcttttgaGGCCGGAAAAAAACACTAAGAAACACCTGATGGCGAGGTAg